The Alosa sapidissima isolate fAloSap1 chromosome 16, fAloSap1.pri, whole genome shotgun sequence genome has a segment encoding these proteins:
- the rhoua gene encoding ras homolog family member Ua gives MPPQAVGEYKPVTVSVVPPVPPRRFRSKDTSSGAKCRSGAAVERKVKCVLVGDGAVGKTSLIVSYTTNGYPTEYVPTAFDNFSAVVAVDGRPVKLQLCDTAGQDEFDKLRSFCYTNADVFLLCFSVVAPSSFQNVTEKWVPEIRRHCPRSPVILVGTQSDLREDVKVLIELAKYKERPVEPAEARQCAEDARAISYMECSALTQKNLKEVFDAAILASIQHSDSQQQQHKLKKRTPDKMKKLSKSWWKKYCCLA, from the exons ATGCCTCCGCAGGCTGTTGGAGAATACAAACCCGTAACAGTGTCGGTTGTTCCGCCAGTGCCACCGCGAAGGTTTCGGAGTAAAGATACTTCTTCGGGGGCAAAGTGTCGGTCCGGTGCCGCAGTTGAGCGCAAGGTGAAATGTGTGCTTGTTGGTGACGGGGCGGTTGGAAAGACCAGCCTCATTGTAAGCTACACAACAAATGGATATCCTACTGAATATGTACCAACTGCCTTTGACAACTTTTCAG cGGTGGTGGCGGTTGATGGCAGACCGGTGAAGCTGCAGCTGTGTGACACAGCGGGCCAG GATGAGTTTGATAAGCTCCGCTCCTTCTGCTACACAAATGCCGACGTCTTCCTGTTGTGCTTCAGCGTGGTGGCGCCCTCCTCCTTCCAGAATGTCACGGAGAAATGGGTCCCCGAGATCCGGAGGCACTGCCCGCGCTCGCCCGTCATCCTGGTGGGCACCCAGTCGGACCTCCGCGAGGACGTCAAGGTGCTGATCGAGCTGGCCAAGTACAAGGAGCGGCCGGTGGAGCCGGCCGAGGCCCGGCAGTGTGCCGAGGACGCGCGCGCCATCTCGTACATGGAGTGCTCGGCGCTGACTCAGAAGAACCTGAAGGAGGTGTTCGACGCCGCCATCTTGGCCAGCATCCAACACAGCGacagtcagcagcagcagcacaagcTGAAGAAGCGCACGCCGGACAAGATGAAGAAGCTGTCCAAGTCCTGGTGGAAAAAGTACTGCTGCCTGGCCTAG
- the pdcd2 gene encoding programmed cell death protein 2, translated as MEATPSNTSNKEKGVALGFVEEADAWQLRSSQFPSKVGGRPAWLSQSDLPSLPDLTCAKCQLPTAFLLQVYAPIVGQDWSFHRTLFVFCCKTPTCHTRNDNQCFKVFRSQLSRKNDFYPYDPPPEEEPEESSSDCMLESGIKLCRVCGCPGHKACSRCHAVTYCSKDHQTIDWKHSHKKECCKEASITVSTSPFLFPEFELVTEPEELEEKDESNVTDDVEDSDTHHTDNDLDENELEDMALHETQDSKVVQIFKQRTSVEPHQVLRYERGGVPLWVSSEHKTLEENIPKCSCGAKRIFEFQVMPQLLINLKVDSTDASIDWGTLLVYTCANNCQQGNKYVPEFIWKQDFSMDQHPV; from the exons ATGGAAGCTACGCCATCAAACACTTCCAACAAAGAAAAGGGGGTTGCGTTGGGATTTGTGGAAGAAGCCGACGCCTGGCAACTCCGAAGTTCTCAGTTTCCCAGTAAAGTGGGTGGTAGACCTGCTTGGTTGAGCCAGTCGGATTTACCATCTCTGCCTGATCTGACATGTGCAAAATGTCAGCTCCCCACAGCATTTTTACTACAAGTCTATGCTCCGATTGTCGGTCAGGACTGGAGTTTTCATAGGACTCTTTTTGTATTCTGTTGCAAGACGCCAACCTGCCACACACGGAACGATAATCAGTGCTTCAAAG TGTTTAGAAGTCAGTTGTCTAGGAAAAATGACTTTTACCCATATGACCCACCACCGGAGGAGGAACCAGAAGAGAGCAGTAGTGACTGTATGCTGGAATCAGGAATTAAGctctgcagagtgtgtggttgtcctGGACATAAAGCTTGTTCACGCTGCCATGCAGTTACTTACTGCAGCAAGGATCACCAGACCATAGACTGGAAACACAGTCATAAGAAAGAATGTTGTAAAGAAG CTAGCATCACAGTGTCTACCTCTCCATTCCTGTTTCCTGAGTTTGAGCTGGTCACGGAACCTGAGGAGTTAGAGGAAAAAGATGAGTCTAATGTCACAGACGATGTGGAGGACTCCGACACTCACCACACTGATAACG ACTTGGATGAAAATGAGCTTGAGGACATGGCCCTTCATGAAACTCAGGACAGCAAAGTGGTCCAAATTTTTAAACAGAGGACATCTGTAGAGCCGCATCAG GTTCTGCGATACGAAAGAGGTGGGGTTCCCCTATGGGTGTCCTCAGAGCATAAAACTCTGGAAGAGAATATTCCCAAATGTTCATGTGGTGCCAAAAGAATATTTGAATTTCAG GTTATGCCGCAGTTACTCATCAACCTGAAGGTGGACAGCACAGATGCCTCCATTGACTGGGGAACCTTGTTGGTCTATACATGTGCAAACAACTGTCAGCAGGGCAACAAATATGTCCCAGAATTCATCTGGAAACAGGACTTTTCAATGGATCAACACCCAGTGTAA